A genomic window from Pantoea alhagi includes:
- the dacD gene encoding serine-type D-Ala-D-Ala carboxypeptidase DacD, whose translation MKRRQFATLTGFLFLAFQAHAASISFPLTPPPVDAASWVLMDATTGQILTEGNADEQRNPASLTKLMTGYVVDRAIDQHRISRDDKVTIGQDAWGAGNPVFKGSSLMFLKPGEQVTVRDLSRGVIIDSGNDACVALADYVAGSQDAFVKMMNDYAAKLGLTHTHFETVHGLDAPGQHTTARDLAVLSRAIINGEPDFYQMYSEKSLTWNGITQQNRNGLLWDKNLHVDGLKTGHTESAGFNLIASSLEGRHRLIAVIMGGKSAKGREEQARKLLIWGNSNFDTVQLFHAGKALGKETVWYGNPHQVEVGTAGDIYLSVPRSAIESIKAKYVIDRKDLEAPLKQGEKVGMIQVIDKDQVLASYPLMTLNKVEEGGIVTKISDYLRQKF comes from the coding sequence GTGGATGCTGCATCCTGGGTATTAATGGACGCTACTACCGGGCAAATACTGACCGAAGGCAATGCTGATGAACAGCGCAATCCTGCCAGTCTGACCAAGCTGATGACCGGCTATGTGGTCGATCGCGCTATCGATCAGCATCGCATCAGCCGGGACGATAAGGTGACCATTGGTCAGGATGCGTGGGGCGCCGGAAATCCGGTATTTAAAGGATCTTCGCTGATGTTCCTCAAGCCGGGCGAACAGGTTACGGTACGCGATCTGAGTCGTGGCGTGATCATCGATTCCGGCAACGATGCCTGCGTCGCGCTGGCCGATTATGTTGCCGGTAGCCAGGACGCCTTTGTCAAAATGATGAATGACTATGCGGCGAAGCTGGGGCTGACGCACACCCATTTTGAAACCGTTCACGGACTGGATGCGCCAGGCCAGCATACCACCGCCCGCGATCTGGCCGTGCTTTCGCGCGCCATCATCAATGGCGAGCCCGATTTCTATCAGATGTACAGCGAGAAATCGCTTACCTGGAACGGCATCACTCAGCAGAACCGTAACGGGCTGCTGTGGGATAAAAACCTGCATGTCGATGGCCTGAAAACCGGTCATACCGAAAGCGCCGGTTTTAACCTGATCGCCTCCAGCCTGGAGGGCCGTCACCGGCTGATCGCCGTCATCATGGGGGGTAAAAGCGCTAAAGGCCGTGAGGAGCAGGCGCGGAAACTGCTGATTTGGGGCAACAGCAATTTTGATACCGTGCAGCTGTTTCATGCTGGCAAAGCACTGGGCAAAGAGACAGTCTGGTATGGCAACCCGCATCAGGTAGAAGTAGGCACCGCCGGGGATATTTATCTGTCGGTACCGCGTAGCGCGATAGAGAGCATCAAAGCGAAATATGTTATCGATCGCAAAGATCTTGAAGCGCCGCTAAAACAGGGGGAGAAGGTCGGCATGATTCAGGTGATCGACAAAGATCAGGTGCTGGCCAGCTATCCGCTAATGACATTGAATAAGGTGGAAGAGGGCGGTATCGTGACCAAAATCAGTGATTATCTCAGGCAGAAATTTTAA